From one Acidobacteriota bacterium genomic stretch:
- a CDS encoding transporter produces MKDLQIRLVRLLAMGLFLTAASSARAQDLEPRAYAPAPMNANFVITNYSYQSGEVLFDPSLPFSDVRAFINGVVGGYGHTFSLFGRISSVAVVVPYVWASVDGNVGETYQSITRSGLADLRLRFVVNLLGGPALSMKEFMARKPEPTLGFSVIVVAPTGQYSNEKLINIGTNRWAFRPEFGLSYPAGHWTLEASAGVWLFLDNTQTYPGENVRSQDPLYTLQAHVGYTVRPGLWIAADATYYAGGKTYTNDIPGDTRQANSRAGLTASVPVARGHSIKVSASTGVDARVGSRFDSYGIAYQYLWLSRPGK; encoded by the coding sequence ATGAAAGACCTGCAAATCCGTCTCGTGAGGCTGCTGGCGATGGGCCTATTTCTCACCGCCGCGTCCTCCGCCCGCGCCCAGGATCTCGAGCCGCGCGCCTACGCCCCCGCGCCGATGAACGCGAACTTCGTCATCACGAACTACTCGTACCAGTCGGGCGAGGTCCTCTTCGACCCCTCGCTGCCCTTCTCCGACGTCCGCGCCTTCATCAACGGCGTCGTCGGAGGGTACGGGCACACGTTCAGCCTCTTCGGGCGGATCTCGTCCGTCGCCGTCGTGGTCCCGTACGTCTGGGCGTCGGTGGACGGCAACGTGGGAGAGACGTACCAGTCCATCACCCGCTCGGGCCTCGCGGACCTGCGCCTGCGCTTCGTCGTGAACCTCCTCGGCGGGCCGGCGCTCTCGATGAAGGAGTTCATGGCCCGCAAGCCCGAGCCGACGCTCGGATTCAGCGTCATCGTCGTCGCCCCGACGGGCCAGTACAGCAACGAGAAGCTCATCAACATCGGAACGAACCGCTGGGCGTTCCGTCCGGAGTTCGGCCTGTCTTACCCGGCGGGGCACTGGACGCTCGAGGCCTCGGCCGGCGTCTGGCTGTTCCTCGACAATACCCAGACCTACCCCGGCGAGAACGTCCGCTCGCAGGACCCGCTCTACACCTTGCAGGCCCACGTCGGGTACACGGTCCGGCCCGGCCTCTGGATCGCCGCCGACGCGACGTACTACGCGGGCGGGAAGACGTACACGAACGACATTCCCGGCGACACGCGCCAGGCGAACAGCCGGGCCGGCCTGACCGCTTCGGTCCCCGTCGCGAGGGGCCACTCGATCAAGGTGTCCGCCTCAACGGGCGTGGACGCCCGGGTCGGATCCCGTTTCGACTCGTACGGAATCGCCTACCAGTACCTCTGGCTCAGCCGCCCTGGGAAATGA
- a CDS encoding CehA/McbA family metallohydrolase, with the protein MPRRPTASRQCPTSSRERPAPSRARRRPAAAAGTSTSATRTATASSRTRRRATPDQLLALSRDRLGLDFDVVSDHSEMGLLQPSEFAELRATAGAFDAPGRFVSLTGWEWTAGSSFGHRVLLYKDDGPEHTHRSTDAESDTIEKLYRHAREHGAVMSPHHTGHALWGRWNPAAAHDEELEPNFEIASWHGRYEFYGNPREGRRQVPGHQYQDALRLGRHVGVMGASDTHHLSPGEGGLTAVLAERLDRASIFDAIRNRRNYATTGARIVLEFTADGAPMGSILSGKGPMTLDVRVEGTAPIDRVEIVRNLRDTFAAVRMRQTPGEAAAEYVLYDPKDPQGVNWLKTEDARRISFSVQDSPDAGGETSWYVRVTQADGEQAWSSPIWARH; encoded by the coding sequence CTGCCGCGCCGCCCGACCGCTTCGAGGCAATGCCCGACCTCGAGCCGCGAGCGCCCGGCCCCGAGCCGCGCACGGCGACGGCCGGCGGCGGCCGCTGGCACGTCTACTTCGGCGACCCGCACAGCCACAGCATCCTCTCGGACGCGAAGACGGGCCACCCCCGACCAGCTGCTCGCGCTTTCGCGCGACCGGCTCGGCCTCGACTTCGACGTCGTCTCCGACCACTCCGAGATGGGCCTCCTCCAGCCGTCGGAGTTCGCGGAGCTGCGCGCGACGGCGGGCGCGTTCGACGCGCCGGGCCGCTTCGTGAGCCTCACGGGCTGGGAGTGGACGGCGGGCTCGAGCTTCGGCCACCGCGTCCTCCTCTATAAGGACGACGGGCCGGAGCACACGCACCGTTCCACCGACGCGGAGAGCGACACGATCGAGAAGCTCTACCGGCACGCGCGCGAGCACGGCGCCGTGATGTCGCCGCACCACACGGGGCACGCGCTCTGGGGGCGCTGGAACCCGGCGGCCGCGCACGACGAGGAGCTGGAGCCGAACTTCGAGATCGCCTCGTGGCACGGGCGGTACGAGTTCTACGGCAACCCGCGCGAAGGACGCCGGCAGGTGCCGGGCCACCAGTACCAGGACGCGCTGCGCCTCGGCCGCCACGTGGGCGTCATGGGCGCGAGCGACACGCACCACCTCTCGCCCGGCGAGGGCGGGCTCACGGCGGTCCTCGCCGAGCGGCTGGACCGCGCGTCGATCTTCGACGCGATCCGGAATCGCCGGAACTACGCGACGACCGGCGCGCGCATCGTCCTCGAGTTCACGGCGGACGGCGCCCCGATGGGCTCGATCCTCTCGGGAAAGGGTCCGATGACGCTGGACGTACGTGTCGAAGGGACCGCCCCGATCGACCGCGTCGAGATCGTCCGGAACCTCCGCGACACGTTCGCGGCGGTCCGGATGCGCCAGACGCCCGGCGAGGCGGCGGCCGAGTACGTCCTCTACGACCCGAAGGACCCGCAGGGCGTGAACTGGCTGAAGACGGAAGACGCGCGGCGCATTTCCTTCAGCGTGCAGGACTCTCCCGACGCGGGGGGAGAGACGAGCTGGTACGTACGCGTCACCCAGGCCGACGGCGAGCAGGCGTGGTCGTCCCCCATCTGGGCGAGGCACTGA
- a CDS encoding OmpA family protein, protein MECTMTKIRMTRSLLATAAVLLSVGFLSGCGVPKELTAADQAIADARKAGKDKDCPELFAAAEKLKNDAFAVCTPCDTKKAIELANESMARAKALCPPKPVPPPPPVVKAPPAAPVITFAANPASVKQGECSTLTWTTSNASGAMIDQGVGNVDLNGSKKVCPDATTTYKLGANGAGGARDASAMVTVVPRVIDRLTLHVNFATNKATFAKADDADVEKAVEFLKKYPTAKFDLEGHTDSTGPKAYNQTLSAKRAEAVKERLVKRGIDPARIHTAGFGDTKPVGDNKTVKGRAENRRVEVLILSE, encoded by the coding sequence ATGGAGTGCACGATGACGAAAATCAGGATGACCAGATCGCTGCTTGCGACGGCAGCCGTCCTTCTCTCTGTGGGATTTCTTTCGGGATGCGGGGTTCCCAAGGAGCTGACCGCCGCGGACCAGGCCATCGCCGACGCCCGCAAGGCCGGCAAGGACAAGGACTGCCCGGAGCTGTTCGCCGCCGCCGAGAAGCTGAAGAACGACGCCTTCGCGGTCTGCACGCCTTGCGACACGAAGAAGGCGATCGAGCTCGCGAACGAGTCGATGGCCCGCGCGAAGGCGCTGTGCCCGCCCAAGCCCGTGCCGCCGCCGCCCCCGGTCGTGAAGGCGCCTCCCGCCGCGCCTGTCATCACCTTCGCGGCGAACCCGGCTTCGGTCAAGCAGGGCGAGTGCTCGACGCTGACGTGGACGACGTCGAACGCCTCCGGCGCCATGATCGACCAGGGCGTTGGAAACGTGGACCTGAACGGCTCGAAGAAGGTCTGCCCCGACGCGACGACGACCTACAAGCTGGGCGCGAACGGCGCGGGCGGGGCGCGTGACGCCTCCGCGATGGTCACCGTCGTTCCGAGGGTCATCGACCGCCTGACGCTGCACGTCAACTTCGCCACCAACAAGGCGACGTTCGCCAAGGCGGATGACGCCGACGTGGAGAAGGCCGTCGAGTTCCTCAAGAAGTACCCGACCGCCAAGTTCGACCTCGAGGGCCACACGGACAGCACGGGCCCCAAGGCTTACAACCAGACCCTTTCCGCGAAGCGAGCCGAAGCCGTCAAGGAACGGCTCGTGAAGCGCGGGATCGACCCGGCGCGGATCCACACCGCTGGCTTCGGCGACACCAAGCCGGTCGGGGACAACAAGACCGTGAAGGGTCGCGCCGAGAACCGCCGCGTCGAGGTTCTGATCCTTTCCGAATAG